Proteins from a single region of Candidatus Puniceispirillum marinum IMCC1322:
- a CDS encoding OmpA/MotB family protein has protein sequence MGGARRNRKSRNEADESYFVSMTDIMIGMLFVFILIIMYFSYQLKIQSEAQDDYAQSATDHRTQILDELKDYLEGNGQIKIEIDAEQGILRVPEGVLFDSGVADILEGSNADFFSAKLAAAFAAVIRCSVLNEGLKVFDGSEKCRSKNVNRAFIESIFIEGHTDNSPIRGGLRGNVKINSNLRLSARRATNTYENMIAKKPVLEAFKSPKNEPVFAVSAYGKTRPIDTNSTSSGKANNRRIDIRLLMYIPENSAALFDYRKRLETFYELN, from the coding sequence ATGGGTGGGGCAAGAAGAAATAGAAAATCACGCAACGAGGCAGACGAGTCTTATTTTGTGTCTATGACTGATATTATGATTGGTATGCTGTTCGTTTTCATTCTGATCATTATGTACTTTTCTTACCAATTGAAGATTCAATCAGAGGCTCAAGATGATTATGCGCAGTCGGCAACAGATCATCGCACGCAGATTCTTGACGAGTTGAAAGATTATTTAGAGGGTAACGGTCAGATTAAAATTGAGATAGATGCAGAGCAGGGTATCCTAAGAGTTCCAGAGGGGGTGTTGTTTGACTCTGGTGTTGCCGATATTCTGGAAGGAAGCAATGCAGACTTCTTCTCGGCCAAGCTGGCAGCAGCTTTTGCGGCTGTCATTAGGTGCTCCGTTCTAAATGAAGGGCTAAAAGTTTTTGATGGTTCAGAAAAATGCAGGTCTAAAAATGTTAACCGAGCATTTATTGAGTCAATATTTATTGAAGGGCATACTGACAACAGCCCCATAAGGGGCGGTCTTAGAGGCAACGTCAAGATCAATTCAAATCTCCGATTATCAGCGCGGAGAGCTACAAATACCTACGAAAATATGATTGCGAAAAAGCCAGTCCTTGAAGCGTTTAAGTCGCCTAAAAACGAACCCGTGTTTGCGGTGTCAGCATATGGTAAGACACGCCCAATTGACACTAATTCCACATCCTCAGGTAAAGCAAACAACCGCAGGATTGATATTAGGTTACTGATGTATATTCCAGAAAACAGTGCGGCGTTATTTGATTACAGGAAAAGGTTGGAGACTTTCTATGAGCTCAACTGA
- a CDS encoding AAA family ATPase yields MSDLTKHIGIVARHYWGEPNIKSSNGSDLRFGTNGSKSVDLDKGCWFDHENEVGGGVVDLVRRQEGIPDGAPVAHILHEKFDIQPLSVPVLSQASKLNETYDYIDAQGELLYQVQRLHPKSFRQRRPDNNGGWIYNLKGVPLLPYRLPALLGNQQGSIFIVEGEKCADELSRLGLLATTNSGGAGSWKPILNHHFQGRNVVIIPDNDDAGRKHAQRVAQNLFGLANSLKILELPGLPEKGDVIDWLTNGNKPQDLVRLADQASIVDQPPIESVDEDKDYYKFLTVEDLYRLPEPRPLVEGLISENSFCVMYGAPGSGKSFCALDIGLSIACGMPWHDKQTQQGSVLFIAGEGVGGLKRRVKAFQRHHGLDAVGSFLILHQAVNFRDESSVQRLLRSIDRTGGNFNAVFVDTVARALPGSDENSATDMGAFVDTCDRIRHHTGAAVIGVHHSGKDMSRGMRGSSALLGAVDTSIEVKNTDGVIRLKNEKQKDHAEHQPIYLKMSEVGLLDGSSVVLELISSDGGQNPLKRPKFRTAHQYAAFQALRNLLIDKKVKKVPVSDWHKAHAGKSPDLSSDKRRGARQQLQDKGLVVINDSMVWINREVEETMEPYHDTKD; encoded by the coding sequence ATGTCTGACCTCACAAAACATATAGGAATTGTTGCTCGTCATTACTGGGGTGAGCCAAACATCAAATCAAGCAACGGGTCTGACCTGAGGTTTGGCACAAACGGCTCCAAATCTGTGGACTTGGATAAAGGCTGTTGGTTTGATCATGAAAATGAAGTCGGCGGCGGCGTTGTTGACCTTGTGCGCCGTCAGGAGGGTATTCCAGATGGTGCGCCGGTAGCGCATATCTTGCATGAAAAGTTTGATATTCAACCGCTATCAGTGCCAGTTTTGAGTCAAGCTTCAAAGCTGAATGAGACATATGACTATATCGACGCGCAAGGCGAATTGCTTTATCAGGTTCAGCGTTTACATCCTAAATCGTTTAGGCAACGACGCCCCGATAATAATGGTGGTTGGATTTACAACCTCAAAGGCGTTCCTTTGCTACCTTATCGGCTACCAGCTCTGCTCGGTAATCAGCAAGGCTCAATATTCATCGTTGAAGGTGAGAAGTGCGCTGACGAACTATCACGCCTAGGCCTGCTAGCTACAACCAATAGCGGTGGTGCAGGAAGCTGGAAGCCAATCCTGAACCACCATTTTCAGGGGCGGAATGTTGTGATTATTCCAGATAATGATGATGCAGGCCGTAAGCATGCTCAGCGGGTCGCTCAAAATCTTTTTGGGTTAGCAAATAGCCTAAAAATATTGGAATTGCCCGGATTACCTGAAAAGGGCGATGTTATCGATTGGCTGACGAATGGCAATAAGCCTCAGGATCTGGTCAGATTAGCCGATCAAGCCTCGATTGTTGATCAGCCACCAATTGAAAGTGTTGATGAGGACAAAGATTACTACAAGTTCTTGACTGTTGAAGACCTGTATCGTTTGCCCGAGCCAAGACCTCTTGTTGAGGGTTTGATCTCAGAAAATAGCTTCTGCGTTATGTATGGTGCCCCCGGAAGCGGTAAATCGTTTTGCGCCCTTGATATTGGGTTATCTATCGCTTGTGGAATGCCGTGGCATGATAAACAGACTCAACAGGGCTCAGTGCTGTTCATAGCGGGGGAGGGTGTTGGCGGTCTTAAGCGTCGCGTCAAAGCGTTTCAGCGCCATCACGGGCTGGATGCGGTGGGATCCTTCCTAATACTCCATCAGGCCGTAAACTTTCGGGATGAATCAAGTGTACAGCGTCTACTCCGGTCAATTGACCGTACCGGTGGAAATTTTAACGCTGTATTTGTTGATACTGTGGCCAGAGCCTTGCCCGGCAGCGATGAGAATAGTGCAACAGATATGGGCGCGTTTGTTGATACATGTGACCGTATTAGGCATCACACGGGCGCTGCGGTGATAGGTGTCCATCACTCAGGAAAGGACATGAGCCGCGGTATGCGCGGCTCCAGCGCCTTGCTTGGGGCTGTTGATACGTCAATTGAGGTAAAAAACACCGACGGTGTGATCCGCCTCAAAAACGAAAAGCAAAAGGATCACGCTGAGCATCAGCCCATTTATCTTAAGATGAGCGAGGTGGGACTTCTAGATGGCTCCAGCGTGGTGCTAGAGCTAATCAGCAGTGATGGTGGCCAAAACCCCCTAAAACGTCCGAAATTTCGCACTGCTCATCAATATGCAGCGTTTCAGGCGCTACGAAACCTTTTGATAGATAAAAAGGTCAAGAAAGTCCCTGTGAGTGATTGGCATAAGGCGCATGCGGGTAAATCTCCAGACTTGAGCTCAGACAAGCGCAGAGGCGCAAGGCAGCAGTTGCAAGACAAAGGTTTAGTTGTAATCAACGATAGTATGGTTTGGATAAACCGAGAGGTAGAGGAAACTATGGAGCCTTATCACGACACAAAAGACTAA
- a CDS encoding beta-ketoacyl-ACP synthase III, translated as MSNKSVLMTSVGSYLPEKVVSNKELSTYVDTSDEWIRRRTGITQRHVVGENEKTSDLARKASQEALEHAGLTGADIDLIIVATSTPDDTFPSNATKLQYQIGATTAIAFDIQAVCAGFIYALDVADAMLQSGRGKRALVVGAESFSKILDWKDRSTCVLFGDGAGAVVLEIESDVGDFGIKSSILHADGNYRDILYVDGGPSSTNDVGHVRMEGKEVFRHAVEKLSAVMDEVLEAANMTAADVDWLVPHQANIRIIDSMQRKMKLPQDRVVRTVDRHANTSAASIPLALADAVRDGRIKNGHVLALEAIGGGLVWGAALVKYGRPQQ; from the coding sequence ATGTCGAATAAGTCTGTTTTAATGACATCTGTTGGCTCGTATTTGCCCGAAAAGGTAGTTTCAAACAAAGAACTTTCAACTTATGTCGATACAAGTGACGAATGGATTCGCCGTCGAACAGGCATCACACAGCGTCATGTCGTTGGCGAGAATGAGAAGACATCCGATCTTGCCCGCAAAGCCAGCCAAGAAGCGTTGGAACATGCTGGTTTAACAGGTGCTGATATTGATTTGATCATTGTTGCCACATCTACGCCGGATGATACCTTTCCGTCAAACGCCACCAAGCTACAATATCAAATTGGTGCCACCACTGCGATCGCGTTCGATATTCAGGCGGTTTGTGCAGGCTTTATCTATGCCTTGGATGTTGCCGATGCGATGTTACAATCTGGTCGTGGTAAACGTGCCCTTGTTGTTGGTGCCGAAAGCTTTTCAAAAATTCTCGATTGGAAAGACCGATCAACCTGTGTGCTGTTTGGCGATGGCGCCGGTGCTGTTGTTCTTGAGATAGAGTCCGACGTTGGGGATTTTGGTATCAAATCGTCGATACTTCATGCAGATGGAAACTATCGCGATATCCTTTATGTTGATGGTGGGCCGTCCAGTACAAATGATGTGGGCCATGTGCGCATGGAGGGCAAGGAAGTTTTCCGTCATGCGGTTGAAAAGCTGTCAGCAGTTATGGATGAAGTGCTGGAAGCCGCCAATATGACCGCAGCTGATGTTGACTGGCTGGTGCCGCATCAGGCAAATATTCGTATTATTGACAGTATGCAGCGTAAGATGAAACTGCCTCAAGATCGCGTTGTCCGTACCGTTGACCGGCATGCAAATACATCGGCTGCCTCAATACCTTTGGCTTTGGCAGACGCTGTTCGGGATGGACGAATCAAGAACGGACATGTGCTGGCACTTGAAGCCATAGGTGGCGGCCTCGTGTGGGGTGCCGCTCTGGTGAAGTATGGTCGGCCGCAACAATAA
- a CDS encoding alternative oxidase has protein sequence MQHRAPSDFSDRFALAVTMFFRWFADTFFAKRYGHRAVVLETVAGVPGMVAGMWNHLSSLRKMKQDEKGWIKTLLDEAENERMHLMIFIEIAKPNALERAIILLAQFFFWHFYFILYVFFPKTAHRMVGYFEEQAVISYTEYLDQIDSDKATNIDAPDIAKDYYGLPKTAKLRDVIIAVRQDEQGHSDTNHEMADALAKG, from the coding sequence ATGCAACACCGCGCTCCAAGTGATTTTTCTGACAGGTTCGCATTAGCTGTAACAATGTTTTTTAGGTGGTTCGCTGACACCTTTTTTGCAAAACGATACGGCCATAGGGCGGTTGTTCTTGAGACAGTTGCTGGAGTTCCCGGTATGGTTGCGGGCATGTGGAATCATCTAAGTTCTCTGAGGAAAATGAAACAAGATGAAAAGGGCTGGATAAAGACTTTACTTGATGAGGCAGAAAATGAGCGAATGCATTTGATGATTTTTATTGAAATCGCCAAACCCAATGCTTTAGAGAGGGCTATTATTCTATTAGCCCAATTCTTTTTTTGGCATTTTTACTTCATTCTGTACGTATTTTTTCCAAAAACGGCACACCGTATGGTCGGTTATTTTGAGGAGCAGGCTGTAATTAGTTACACAGAATATTTAGATCAAATAGACTCGGACAAAGCTACAAATATTGACGCGCCGGATATCGCAAAAGACTATTATGGGCTGCCTAAGACGGCTAAACTCAGGGATGTCATAATTGCTGTTAGGCAAGACGAACAAGGGCACAGCGACACCAATCACGAAATGGCGGACGCTTTGGCAAAAGGATAA
- a CDS encoding tyrosine-type recombinase/integrase, whose protein sequence is MKQKLTASVISKLSCPNNKAQIKFFDTEVTGLAVRITRNGAKTFIFERRPKGTSVARQEKIGRCSDFSIEQARSIARQKAVDFEDPDYLQKVFETKTRLTFKDAYEQYVSVRMSALAQTTREKQIGLFQREVLPTMADIPLESFVRKHLSSITLPIQQSGRQGTASDVWKSVSAFLTWCVKQGYLSINPVLGATPEFQVAKRERKLTLDELASVWRAAEALTPVRCSAVRLLLLLPFRKTEFTRSVWDEFDGEMMNIPSERTKSKRAISLYLTDFAKKQLPLRRNDSNLIFTTNGQVPTRLDDKLLKRLIKLADVEPFGWHDNRRTFSTNLNDLAGADYLAIEACLNHQVEAQRGVSGVYNRATYAERMQAVLQQWSDKVEAAVD, encoded by the coding sequence ATGAAACAAAAGTTAACAGCATCTGTAATAAGTAAGCTCAGTTGCCCTAACAATAAGGCGCAGATCAAGTTCTTTGACACCGAGGTTACCGGTTTGGCGGTTCGTATTACGCGAAATGGTGCCAAGACCTTTATTTTTGAACGGCGTCCAAAAGGTACCAGCGTCGCACGGCAGGAAAAAATTGGTCGCTGTAGTGATTTCAGCATTGAGCAAGCGCGAAGTATTGCTAGACAAAAAGCGGTCGATTTTGAAGATCCTGATTATTTGCAAAAGGTCTTTGAGACGAAAACGCGGCTAACCTTCAAAGATGCCTATGAACAATATGTCTCGGTTCGCATGTCAGCGTTGGCGCAAACTACGCGCGAGAAGCAAATTGGATTGTTTCAGCGTGAAGTTCTGCCCACTATGGCGGATATACCTTTGGAGTCATTTGTAAGGAAGCATTTGTCGAGCATTACACTGCCGATCCAGCAAAGTGGCCGTCAAGGTACAGCATCTGATGTTTGGAAATCCGTCTCTGCGTTTCTGACGTGGTGTGTGAAGCAGGGATATCTCAGCATAAATCCAGTACTTGGTGCCACGCCTGAATTTCAGGTGGCAAAACGCGAACGAAAACTGACCTTGGACGAATTGGCTTCAGTATGGCGTGCGGCTGAAGCACTAACACCTGTAAGATGTTCCGCGGTCAGGCTGCTATTACTCCTTCCCTTTCGAAAAACCGAATTTACGCGTTCTGTTTGGGATGAGTTTGATGGGGAAATGATGAATATTCCGAGTGAAAGAACAAAGTCAAAACGCGCTATTTCTCTTTATTTGACTGATTTTGCCAAGAAACAACTGCCATTACGCCGTAATGACAGTAACCTAATCTTCACTACCAATGGGCAAGTTCCTACTAGGCTTGATGACAAGCTCCTGAAACGCTTGATCAAGCTTGCAGATGTTGAGCCATTCGGTTGGCATGACAATCGGCGCACTTTTTCTACAAACTTGAATGATCTTGCTGGAGCAGACTATTTGGCCATTGAAGCATGTCTGAACCATCAGGTTGAGGCGCAGAGGGGAGTCAGTGGTGTTTATAATCGAGCTACTTATGCGGAGAGGATGCAAGCTGTTCTGCAACAATGGTCTGATAAGGTAGAGGCAGCAGTTGACTAG
- a CDS encoding DUF177 domain-containing protein, producing the protein MPVFSLSAELAAETIKPDATYRCKIIPSEDEIDMLLARFDYIAVNDLVAELQIRKVARDCWDIQGRLTADVVQSCVVTGEPLAESVDFTLEERYVRLIDDTTSVEVDLDGVEPLKNGFIDLGEMVMQSLALAVTAWPRATGAAEYTEPEPVKSDHPFAGLAAMKQPTNKN; encoded by the coding sequence ATGCCGGTTTTTTCTCTATCTGCTGAGCTTGCCGCTGAAACTATCAAGCCGGACGCTACCTATCGATGCAAAATCATTCCTTCAGAAGATGAAATTGATATGTTGTTGGCGCGCTTTGATTATATTGCTGTCAATGATCTTGTAGCCGAGTTGCAAATCCGCAAAGTGGCGCGTGATTGCTGGGATATTCAGGGCAGGTTAACCGCCGATGTGGTGCAAAGCTGTGTCGTAACTGGTGAGCCATTAGCGGAAAGTGTAGATTTTACGTTAGAAGAACGTTATGTTCGCTTAATTGACGATACAACGTCAGTCGAAGTTGATTTAGACGGAGTGGAACCGCTAAAAAACGGCTTTATTGATTTAGGCGAAATGGTGATGCAGTCGCTAGCGTTAGCTGTCACAGCATGGCCGCGCGCAACCGGTGCGGCTGAATATACCGAGCCTGAGCCGGTAAAGAGTGATCACCCATTTGCTGGATTGGCAGCTATGAAACAGCCAACCAACAAAAATTGA
- the zorA gene encoding anti-phage ZorAB system protein ZorA, whose product MNQIGKWFEAVLGPLIGYLKIEGFGPFLAFAILVVGAIVIALILYHFSVFYRRLNNAISALQNCENEEEFYKNFESINGYFNNNSGLGVCWREFTETIIHPHVARPGGTDPIIRNTSRPGDFFDAEAAGFVTPTLRIMPNIFVGVGLFLTFAGLIAALSTATTAMSGGADQMQVALRDLLYTISAKFYTSLIALGVSIFLTIIFRILETKRSVLFKKLNDKIERGMHFVSVEEIAYSQLEEMKEQKIQLQQFNTDLAMKLGDHIETAVTSAMSPVVDKLSSMGENMGQSNIKAMQEIGDAIAKNVQGAAGESLGHLSDRLDNLTTVLGDMSSNLSKSTSEFENDIANALTSMKSGLEAMASDLQSNAAQTSDILSEKLEGLADSLSNAAENIKVSLEAGAGEVSGELERAIERLTEATDRSADKMGSAVDGINDAVKGIASSLEDASGQAGELAKARMEEAGASAANTFSEAGQKMSDALEVGMEELSTAMAGFEQSLGQASENMLKMNDELGNTSKVVSKTSSDLDSSVKALKEASGSVSGAISPALNAVESIQSAVRQMDEKVSSAASRVSEAVERLETEMRLSGESWEEHSKKFDGVNENLGAVFSKVNSQIEESQSRMRDFVIGVDGAFRNALAGLQEAVEELADERKAGRD is encoded by the coding sequence GTGAATCAAATAGGTAAGTGGTTTGAAGCGGTTTTAGGACCATTAATTGGTTATCTTAAGATTGAAGGATTTGGTCCCTTTTTGGCGTTTGCAATTTTAGTTGTTGGAGCAATAGTTATTGCACTTATTTTATATCATTTTAGTGTTTTTTATAGAAGGCTCAATAACGCAATTTCGGCGCTTCAAAATTGTGAAAATGAAGAAGAGTTTTATAAAAATTTTGAATCAATAAATGGATATTTCAATAATAATTCTGGGCTGGGAGTTTGTTGGAGGGAGTTTACAGAGACTATAATTCACCCTCACGTTGCTAGGCCCGGTGGGACAGATCCTATAATACGAAACACCTCTCGCCCGGGTGATTTTTTTGATGCAGAGGCTGCTGGATTCGTTACGCCAACACTGAGGATAATGCCAAACATATTTGTTGGTGTTGGCTTGTTCCTTACTTTTGCTGGGTTGATAGCAGCTTTATCAACGGCCACGACAGCGATGTCGGGCGGTGCTGATCAAATGCAGGTCGCACTCAGAGATCTGCTTTATACCATATCTGCAAAATTCTATACTTCATTGATCGCTTTGGGAGTTTCAATCTTTCTAACTATTATTTTCAGGATTTTGGAAACAAAAAGATCTGTTCTGTTTAAAAAATTAAACGATAAAATTGAAAGGGGAATGCACTTCGTTTCAGTTGAAGAGATCGCATACAGCCAACTAGAAGAGATGAAAGAACAAAAGATCCAGCTCCAGCAATTTAATACAGATCTGGCGATGAAACTTGGAGATCACATTGAAACAGCTGTAACATCGGCAATGAGCCCTGTTGTAGATAAGTTGAGTTCAATGGGAGAGAATATGGGGCAAAGTAACATTAAGGCAATGCAGGAAATTGGCGACGCTATTGCCAAAAATGTTCAAGGAGCTGCAGGCGAAAGTTTAGGCCACTTGTCTGATAGGCTTGATAACCTAACAACTGTACTTGGCGATATGTCATCAAACCTTTCCAAGAGCACAAGTGAGTTTGAGAATGATATAGCCAATGCACTGACGAGTATGAAATCAGGTTTAGAGGCTATGGCGTCAGATCTGCAAAGTAATGCCGCGCAAACATCCGATATACTTTCTGAAAAGCTTGAGGGTCTTGCTGATAGCCTATCAAATGCAGCTGAGAACATTAAGGTTAGCCTTGAAGCAGGGGCAGGAGAGGTGTCTGGTGAGCTTGAAAGAGCAATCGAAAGGCTAACTGAGGCCACTGATAGAAGTGCAGACAAGATGGGCTCTGCTGTTGACGGTATTAACGATGCAGTGAAGGGCATTGCCAGCTCTCTCGAAGATGCTTCGGGGCAAGCTGGTGAATTAGCAAAGGCCCGAATGGAGGAAGCTGGAGCCTCCGCAGCAAATACGTTTTCAGAAGCGGGGCAAAAAATGTCTGACGCGCTCGAGGTGGGTATGGAAGAGCTCAGTACTGCAATGGCAGGCTTTGAGCAGAGTCTCGGTCAAGCCTCAGAAAATATGCTTAAAATGAATGATGAACTGGGCAACACATCTAAAGTGGTTTCAAAGACTAGTTCAGATTTAGATAGTAGCGTAAAGGCTCTTAAAGAGGCATCAGGTAGCGTAAGCGGCGCAATTAGTCCAGCGTTAAATGCTGTTGAAAGTATTCAGTCTGCGGTGAGGCAGATGGATGAAAAGGTGAGTTCAGCAGCTAGTCGTGTCAGCGAAGCTGTTGAGAGGCTTGAGACGGAAATGCGCCTCAGCGGGGAGTCTTGGGAAGAGCATTCGAAAAAGTTTGACGGGGTTAATGAGAACCTTGGGGCAGTGTTCAGTAAAGTTAACTCTCAGATAGAAGAGAGCCAGAGCAGGATGAGAGATTTCGTGATTGGTGTTGACGGCGCATTCAGAAACGCCTTGGCTGGTCTCCAAGAGGCTGTAGAAGAACTAGCTGATGAACGAAAAGCTGGAAGAGATTAG
- a CDS encoding ubiquinol-cytochrome C chaperone family protein, translating into MNSKENGWLKQMLGFGRKKQETIAEILYAQAITIARAPKLYIDYGVTDDVDGRFDALCLVVMLVMRRLKDIEGGKDISQDLFDSMFADMDLSLREMGAGDIGVSKRVRVMAEGFMGRLENYALALDTGDDDMLASALARNLLRTPEAVDQVAQSGLVDFVRTLAQKIDTVSAQDMLAGQMHIEL; encoded by the coding sequence ATGAACAGTAAAGAAAATGGATGGCTGAAACAAATGCTTGGGTTTGGCAGGAAAAAACAGGAAACGATTGCTGAAATCCTGTATGCGCAAGCCATTACCATAGCCAGAGCACCCAAGCTATACATTGATTATGGTGTGACGGATGATGTTGACGGTCGTTTTGACGCCTTGTGTCTGGTTGTGATGCTGGTTATGCGCCGACTTAAAGACATAGAGGGCGGTAAGGACATCAGTCAGGATCTTTTCGATTCGATGTTTGCTGATATGGATTTATCGTTGCGCGAAATGGGCGCAGGTGACATTGGCGTGTCAAAACGTGTACGTGTCATGGCCGAAGGTTTTATGGGGCGGTTGGAAAATTACGCATTAGCCCTTGATACAGGGGATGATGACATGCTTGCTTCGGCATTGGCGCGAAACCTTCTGCGTACCCCAGAAGCGGTGGATCAGGTGGCACAAAGCGGTCTGGTTGATTTCGTGCGAACCCTAGCGCAAAAAATTGATACTGTGTCTGCACAAGATATGCTTGCAGGTCAGATGCATATTGAGCTCTAG
- a CDS encoding integration host factor subunit alpha — protein MSKTLTRADLTEAVYRSVGLSRNESSDLVEAVIEEICSCLESNEEVKLSSFGTFSVQSKTERVGRNPKTGVEAVITPRRVLSFKPSHILKNRVDASQ, from the coding sequence ATGTCAAAGACCCTAACACGCGCTGATCTTACCGAAGCTGTTTACCGTAGCGTCGGACTCTCAAGAAACGAATCCTCCGATCTGGTGGAAGCTGTGATTGAAGAAATATGTTCTTGCCTAGAATCAAATGAAGAAGTCAAACTTTCTTCCTTTGGGACATTCTCGGTTCAATCAAAGACTGAGCGTGTTGGCCGCAATCCAAAAACAGGTGTTGAGGCCGTGATCACACCGCGGCGGGTTTTGTCGTTCAAGCCGTCACATATTCTGAAGAATCGTGTTGATGCATCGCAATGA
- a CDS encoding 3'-5' exonuclease family protein — translation MKNYIFYDTETSDLNQMFGQIFQFAAILTDENSQILDQFEMRSRRMPHIVPDPGALRETGVNPE, via the coding sequence ATGAAAAACTATATTTTCTACGATACGGAAACCTCTGACTTAAACCAAATGTTTGGCCAGATTTTCCAATTCGCAGCTATCTTAACAGACGAAAATTCTCAAATTCTTGATCAATTTGAAATGAGATCAAGGCGCATGCCCCATATCGTTCCAGATCCCGGCGCGTTACGTGAAACTGGCGTAAATCCCGAATAA
- the plsX gene encoding phosphate acyltransferase PlsX: protein MSKNIKIALDAMGGDNAPEIVINGAELIKQRLPHIDLVFVGDETQIRGFLAQTKHLANAEVLHAVDAVSPDDTASQAVRRGKTTSMWQAIAEVADGRADAVVSAGNTGALMAMSKLQFRTMPGVTRPAIAGLLPSEKDIVCMLDLGANLEVDEENMVQFALMGQAFYHSLTEKERPVVGLLNVGEEEQKGHEYLRLASQQLSDPDLGVNYYGFIEGSDLVKGEVDVVVADGFSGNIALKTAEGVARLLSSFLRRSFTSSILSRLGYLLARSSMKELRRKMDPRRYNGAVFLGLNGIAVKSHGGTDALGFSNAIDVAANLVDHGFIPDVSNAIEKAALIREKRKLSDVE, encoded by the coding sequence CTGTCCAAGAACATTAAAATAGCACTGGACGCCATGGGCGGCGATAACGCGCCCGAGATTGTCATCAATGGTGCTGAACTCATCAAACAACGATTGCCGCATATTGACCTCGTTTTTGTGGGCGATGAAACCCAGATCCGTGGATTTTTGGCACAGACAAAACATCTGGCTAATGCAGAGGTTCTGCATGCTGTTGATGCGGTATCACCAGATGATACCGCCTCGCAAGCTGTACGCAGGGGTAAAACGACATCAATGTGGCAGGCTATTGCCGAAGTTGCAGATGGCCGCGCTGACGCTGTTGTCTCGGCAGGTAATACAGGCGCTCTAATGGCGATGTCGAAATTACAATTTCGGACAATGCCCGGCGTTACTAGGCCAGCTATTGCCGGGTTGTTGCCGTCGGAAAAAGATATTGTCTGCATGCTTGATTTGGGCGCAAACCTTGAAGTTGATGAAGAAAACATGGTGCAATTTGCCCTTATGGGACAGGCTTTCTATCATAGCTTGACCGAAAAAGAGCGTCCGGTTGTTGGCTTGCTGAATGTGGGTGAGGAAGAACAAAAGGGGCATGAATATTTGCGTCTGGCATCACAGCAACTATCCGACCCCGATCTTGGCGTGAATTATTATGGTTTCATCGAAGGATCCGATCTTGTTAAAGGGGAAGTCGATGTTGTCGTTGCCGACGGGTTTTCGGGTAATATTGCCTTGAAAACAGCTGAAGGCGTGGCGCGGTTGTTATCATCATTTTTGCGTCGCAGTTTTACCTCAAGCATATTGTCAAGGCTGGGCTATCTACTTGCACGCTCTTCGATGAAAGAATTACGCAGAAAAATGGATCCGCGGCGTTATAATGGTGCGGTGTTTCTTGGTTTGAACGGCATTGCTGTAAAATCACATGGCGGAACCGATGCGCTAGGCTTTTCAAATGCTATCGATGTAGCGGCAAATTTGGTCGATCACGGGTTTATACCGGATGTAAGCAACGCCATTGAAAAAGCTGCACTTATACGAGAAAAAAGGAAACTATCTGATGTCGAATAA